From Brachionichthys hirsutus isolate HB-005 unplaced genomic scaffold, CSIRO-AGI_Bhir_v1 contig_718, whole genome shotgun sequence:
CACAAATTCATGTAGGCTGAGTCTGAATGGGGATGACATCGCTCAGGAAGACGGGAGAAAAACATCTTCAGTTCCACTGAAGATTTCTGGCCATGACAATAAATTCAATGTGATTTGGAGCCTAATAAAAAAACCTAAGATTGTTTTCTTGTACAGAATTACCTGGAAAAAGACATTTGATTCCCTGTAAATATTTAACTTGTGTCATATACctctggtctttttttttttactgcagtaGGATTGTGTGATTTTGCTCCAGCgttttcagtttcttttctgGAATTATGCTGCTGGAGGTTTTGATTGCATAAATGTACAATGTGAAATACAAATAAGTGCCCTAATAAGATATCTAGTcaaatgattttaaaataaaaccatacACTACAATTTAATACTTTGATACAttgattaaaaaacacatttcagtatTAATTTATATGATGATGCTCAAAAATATCTCAAAAGATACATGTTGATGACCATCTAGATTGATAAATAATGTTTGTAGCCGCAGCCAGAGAGGAACTTTAATTACCTTATTATAATTAACACAATACACCAGAATGTATTTCATAGCTGtcacttgttttgttgtttcctaGATGACAGCATGGAAAACAAACAACCCACCGCCATTATTGTTTTGATGCTGTGCACCTCTCCCTCACTTACTCTTCActcatcctccccccccccccccccccccccctctctctggcTCTGACTCACCGCTCCAGGGATGAGGGTCGGCCCCTCCTTCTCATGACATCAGACTGCTAGaaatagcagcagcattaaAGCTTCCAGACATGAGAGCTTGCTGAGGCCTGAAACCCAGGGCTGCCACttccagctggggggggggagataaaaaaaaaaagtaacagaTCAGATAATGAAGTGGCAGAGGCAACAAGTCAACGGAGGCCGTTGGCTTCCCGccatgcaggagcagcagcagtttcCTGTTTCCTAACTGTTTAATCAAAGCATATAATGCACATGGACATGGGACATATTTAGTTGCTGCCATCAAACCTCAAGGCAACTTTCAACTGGTGTTATATTTAGTCAGAATGTTACCTGGTGAAACTTTACATTCTTTTTCTTCAAACAAGTATTCCAAAAGGTTTTAGTGTGGGATCAAAATACCTGAGTGGAAAAACGGGCCTAAATTACTGGTTAGTCAAACACTGCAGGCATTGTTGATTTTGCTTTAGATAAAAATATCACCTAcaagaaatatatttaatgatcGGTTTCTTTAGTTTGCCCATTCGTGTGTTTTTGGCACACATCAACTCATTTTTCATCTGTGGAACACTTACTGCACGTCTTTGGACACAGATTTTCTAGTTTGAATAATAGCATAACCCAGCATATTTCTTAATCAGAAAAGCATGGTTATCGCAGCATTCTTCTTATCATTAACCCAAAGGGATAAAGAAAGCCCCAGTTCTGCTGACGTCTAgccaaataaaaagaagaaaagcaccATCTGTAGAAAACTACAGGTCTCTCTGTTTTAAACTAAATACTGCCAGCCTGTCCACTTTCTGTCTGAGGCGCACACATCAGGGCAGCCAGTTTTATATTTGCAAGGGCATTTACTGACATATTTCCTACAAGGCGTGTAATATTAAAAGTTCAGTGTCTGTGGTAAAACTGGTTCACACACACCTAAAACAGACAAGTTCCCATTTTCAGTATTCCTGCAACTTGCCAATGTTGTTTCATTTATAACAAATGTTCTTCCGGCTATCGGCACGGTCAGTTTCGCTtagcaaaatgaaaaactttGTACCCCCACAATTCACACCGCGTGTTACACAAAGCCTGATAAAATCTAATTGTATAATAGGTCATGCATACTGAACTCGTTGGTGTTGAGAgagtggaaaaaagaaaaaagaacttaAATCAGCATACTTTAAGCTTTAAAGATTTGGGAATTGGTATCAAAATATTTGAGATATACTGCACTGGATATTTCAAGATACTGCTCGCCGTTTCTTGAATCATTTATGTAGTGtgataagaaataaaatgtaggcatatttgtttcttttgattTGCATCAAATACAGATGACAGTCTGACAGATGCTTTTcatcatgaaatattaatgtcTGCAAATCAATATTTGCAGACAGTACAATTCATGTTTACAACATTcctgtatataaaaaaataaatactggcTGCATCAGTCAGAAATGTGAATGACAGTTCCACACATTGAAATTGAAAATTTATTGTGATATCTGATAGTTTACATTAGAGTGAAAACGGACATGACATGGCTTTACTGAGACAGAATGCAAAGCAATGTAGTCAAATAAGGagcagatttttgtttttaaatttaggaacaaaataagaataaaacaggCACAACATAGAGCCATTATAAATACAACATGCTTTAAACCTTAAACTGTAGTTTAACAGTCCTAAGAAAAGAACTTGTGCAGCTTTTTTCCCAGTTTACCCACCGTGCCTTTGATCCACGTCCTCTCGGGTACATTTTTAGACAGGCACGGAGCTCCAAAAGACAGCAGCCAGTgtcacaataaaatgaaataacaatAAAGAGTAAACCGTTTTCAGCAGCATGTATCTACATTTTTCATCGAGGCTGCTTTGATTCTGTTCAAAACATTCTACCGAAAGAAAATGGCGTCAGTGATGGGATTTCTCCTCGTGAATTTTGGTATAGCACTTAAATCTCTAGGAGACGCAAAGGTGACGCCTGGCTTCCTCCTGATGCATTCGATAGAACCTGGTTATTTGGTACACACAGACAGTGACACTGGCAACTTCTTTTTGTTACTTCAGCTGCGACTTATCAATGGTGGAGCACAGAGGCCCTGCAGTCGGTCACAAACGTTCCAGCAACCACTGCTGGTTCCATCTTTCCGGTCCTTGGAGAAACTGGCTTTGTGCATACAACAGTTAAAATAATAGTCGGTGGACTGTGTTTTGGGATTTAACCAGACAGGATTGGTCTGGAAAGTCATGTTTTGTTCCCAAATGTTGCTGCCAGTGTCATTTTCTTTGCTGCATGAGTCTGGAAAAAAgttaacaaattcaaaactaaatagaTGGATgggttttgacattttcatcacAATGAACAGCAAAGGCTGGCCGACAAGAACGATAAAAGCAGCGGCCCATTTCAGTAGTTGCAACGTTCGAAGGATGCATCTCTTAGGCGTCTGTCCTTCCTGGGAAGGACAGACTGATCTGCACGTCCTGTCCAGATGAGATGAGTGTAACCTCACAGATAGAAAAGCCAACGGTACATTCAGGTGGCCTTGACATCTCCTAAAGTCAAGTGGAAGCAGTTATATCACACGATCCGCCTCAGCAGAGGGACATACCAAGTCTTCTTACGGCTGCAGCTTTTAAATTCTATAGTTCCTTCATTGGATAACCGTGTTCTTAAGAGGAAAGTCACGTGACGGGAATCAAACTTTCAGTCAAAGCGTTTTACAGGAAATGGTTGACAAAGTGGTGAACAGCAGGCAGTGAACTTCGGCGGGTCACGTAATAACTGAATTCATGAAATGTTGCTTACTTGCTAGTAGTTTATCAGCATCAGAGTTAAACATCAATGAGGCGATTTCTCCAGACTTCCCAACTTTACAAAGAGCACTTGAATGCACCACCAGAGGTTGACAGGTTTTGCCGTGTCTGCACCTCAAATGTCAAGATGCACTGGTGCAAACTACATCACTGCAGCCACTATGGAAGCTGAATCACCTGATGTGATGCAGTTGAGTTGCTCTTTAGAGAACAGGTTGGGTTTGTTTCAGGCTGCACTTAGAGGAACCTTTAAATTAGGAGCCATTTGAACTGTTAGGAGTTTTGCAATACAAACTTTGGAAGGATCCGGCCTCAGAAATAGGATGAACCAACTAAGCTCAGCTAGCGTACTAACAAATATCatcaaaacaatttaaatcaaATATATCAGGGATTAATACCCCGTTTTTGGTCAACACCAGCACAAAATTAATAAGCTCTTAAGAATCATAATGAGATATTCACAGACCAGGTGAGGACCTTCAATATGGCCACCATAGAGTGTGTTTAGTCATCTGCAGGTCCTCTATACAGGAGACATTGACTATGGTGGAGAAAGGGTAAAGGTAAAGGCTCTCCCTGTGACATGGTGGGAGATTCCAGCTCGTCCTCATCATCGACATGGCTCAGTAGAGACCTAAACACCAGCCCTTTAACGGGCTCACGCCACGcaagcaaaataaaagagccaacaggaaaagaaaagcacaattaATCGCATCCAATCAATCTAGCCTGGCTCTCGACCTCACAGATCACCGGGAGAGaccgggggggaaaaaacaagctgctgcaaaagaagaagaaaacaaggaCAAATAAAACCGGTTCCAAAcccagagaggaaagaaagaaaagatgtcaaaaggaaaagaaactaaACATTCACTTTTGTGTGCAGGCATGCATGTGGGCTAATACAcacgctcacaaacacacatgtgtgcgcacatacacacacgcactcacaccaAGAGGTACAGTGAACAAAAGTGCTTCAAGTTGGGGACGCAAAAGAACCAACCCATTCGAAATACGTATAAAACCTCAAATATGTTACTTTATGTACAAAAACTGTAACACGGGCCAATACCTCAGCTGTTTACATCTTTATTTCAAGTAGGTATCACTGCTAAATAATAAGGGTTTGCATTGTCATCGTTTTTAGGATAAAAGGTCATGTGATCTGACTGACCTTGCCGGCAAAGTAATCAATCACTGctgatttttaaatctctttttgtcccaccccaccccacctaAGCCCACCGGCATCTCTACTGTCCTTGCAATAAAAGGTCCAGCCCCGGGCATCCCTCACTGACCAAAGcgtcttcctctctttgaaATAATAGACTGAATATCTATCTGTTTTTTGCACCTCTGAACTAAAAATGGGAAATAGATGAGAAGTAGATTTACCAAGTTTCAGTTATTcagaaaaaactaaacaaaacaaaacagggaaGAGCTCTCCAAAGGATTTTGGTGAAGAAAGTTTTTTGAGGGCTACTTATAACCAGAAGGTGAAGACACGTTGGTTCACATGATGGTTTTTAAAGTTATGCACAGCACAacagaaaaagggggggggggggggggggttcatgttTTGAAGAGGCACAAGATTCATACGGCTTAGAGGCAAATCACAGATGCCATCCACAAGGAGATCATATAtattctcagagagagagagagaagcataaAGTGCAAGAGCAGGACAAAAATGGTGGGACCTGAAtagcagcaaaacaaacaaacaaaaaaactgaatGAGATTTTGTCCTTAAGGGGTTTCAAGCAAAAAAAATCTGAGTGGAAAGGAAAAGCTGaatttgtcaaaaataattataacCTGAAACCAAATTGTCTTAAAGTCTCTGACAGCACTTAAACAGATTATAATTCTAAAAGGACCCAACAATACCACCCGGCTAAATCCAAATAATTGATCCCCAACAAGCCGTCGTTGATCTGTGAGGCCAATCCGAACAGACGGGAGAGCGTTTGCCTCTAAACTGAGATGAACCAAAGGCCTCTGCAAACGAAGGAGCATTGTACAAGTATGCCACTATGtaatgcacgcacgcacacacacacaatgcatatatacacacagtcTTATGCATATATACAACATGTGTGCAAATATTTTCATAGTATTTCATGTGTTCATATGTAGGTTTGTCTTTGCTTCATTACTCGATAATGGAACACAGTCTGACCTAATGTTTCAGGACGCATGGATGCAGGATTCCACAAACAACTTCCACTCCTGCTCTTGCCTTTGTCACCTTAGGACCTGTTGCAAAATGGGACCAGCCACAATCGCATTTAGCTAAACACTACCATTAATtaaatatctatatatctatgcTCGTATACATATAatatccctgtgtgtgtgtgtctataaaaCTATTTATGCCAAGCAAAAGTTAGAGGCTGCTTTCAATGGTTTGTGGGTGATGCAAAGTACCAGATGGAGAAGAGAGAATAAAAGAAatttgaaaagagagagaaaaagataaaataaaataaaaccacaactgcAATCACTTGCCATTTTAGAAAGGAAAAATATTCTGCTACATATTTTGTAACTACTCCCTTGCACCTCCTCTCAACAGCTGTCCCTGATTGCTCATTTGGACATtagcaaagaaaaacatgatCAGCTATGAACAAGGACACAAGCCAAAAAGAAACGACACAAACATTACAAGGTGACAGGGAAACAAAATGCTAGCCAGTAACATCCATCCgccatcaaaacaaaaacattaccaAACCCAGAAATACTAACTCATAACAGAGCAAATAACCTTACAATAATAACAAGTCATGAAATTCATTCGTCTCGCTGGATGGGCgaaataaagcaaacaaataaaaagtcttTTCTCCATTCACATAGTGGTCGCCGGATCACCACAATCACTTGTGAGCGTGGTTCGGTGGGGGCGTGGGGGTGGTGAAAGTGAGCCGGGCCAGGGTTGGACCCATTAGCTCCAGCGCTGCGAAGGAGAACACACAATCTTTATAGCGACGACAGCACTCCGGTGACAGGACTTCAACGGTTTCTCCACTTTCTCCTTGTGTCATTGGTTCTGTTCAGTTTCACGATGAGCAGGTGTTTGTGTACACATGGAGGAGGCGAGGGGATGGAGGTTGGTGGAGGGAGGTCATAAGGGGGTGGGgaaagggggggaggggtggtCGACGCTCCACGCAGTTCAATAAAGAGCATTCCAAGGCCAGGAGGAGACGGCGCAGCCGGAGCGTCACTCCCAGCCGTTGTCCTTGATCATGTGAGCCAGCTCGATGATGAACTTTCCCTCTTTGTACTTTTGACTGCTCTCAAACGCATGCTCCTGTCGAAAAACACAAGCAGACAGCGAAGGGTGAACAAGTGGTTCTCAGTGgggtataaataaaataaaaatggaagatGTAACCGAATGCCCGCATTACAAAGTAGAACTTAGACAGTCAGCGacttttaaataataaacaggACTGAAATTAATATTGCGTATTTTTCCTCTTCTAATTGTTTAGTTCCAACGACCCACCGCTGGATGAGTCTTTTCGAAGTCATGCTGTTTGTGCAAATGTGTACGATCAGAGCcttaaattgtacaggagatCTAGAAGTGCTCAAAGAGGTGATCAaaagtgttattgtttattgattattcCAACTCTTGAAGGAATTGTAAAATGGTTTACTTCCTTTAGGTCATGTGGTACATGACTGAATGGAATGGTCTGTTTTTGTACAGATACTATTGCTGCGATGTGCGCCGATTATTGGCTCGGCCTGCTTTGCCTGGTAAAGCAGCTCCACCCCGCTTAGCTTCAGGGCCCTCGCCGAGAGTCTCTAATTGCTTTTGTCACTAAAGAAGCAGCTTTAAGTGAGTCTGTGTCTTAGACTTTTACAGACTTTTAAAGACTTTTAAAACAATTACCAGGACAAGCCTGCTCAAAATAGCCTGACGTGTAATCACTGCAGACTCTCAGAGGTACCAGCCTGCAGCCAACCTTTCAGCATTGTAATTATCTTTAGAGCTAGACGACCGTGGAGCTCATTCTCTGAGCCTAAACACAACAGTGAGCACCCCCCCCtgcccaaaaaagaaaaacctaaCCGTTGCTTTAGCAAGCAACGTTTCACACCAGCAACCTGCTTCCTGTGACCTGTAATAGCATAATTTGTCCCCTTGGAAGCCCAGAGGCCGCACAATTATGCAACAGCTCAGCTGGTCTGAGCGCTGCAACGTTCAACATCACAAGAGGAAGTGAAAATGACTCACGTATTTCCAACCCAGGGTGGTTTTACAATTTTCACAGTAGATATCGGCCACAGCATGTAAACCCGTGAGGAGAACCCGCTCCTCTGCCGGTCCGCAGCCGACATTCACCCTGCaaagaagacaggaagcagaggaaggtcagaggtcagaatGAGCCACGGGCGAAGCGCTCACATGACATGTTTGAAAGACGAGCAGTGAAATGTGCTGCAATGTCTGAGGATCAGGTAGCAGTAATAATCTCGTAATactctctctttgtctgtggAGCTTCTCGGTCGTCTGGGTAACCTGTGTGTGGAATAAAGTCAACTCGAAAAGCTAGAAGACATTTTAGCCTCCCGTCCAAGAGACTTACATTCTCCAGGATTCTATTTAGTTCTACATTCGTCTGATCAATCAAGGTcattttcttgcttttttaacAACATCCTTTGGTTTGAGTCTCACAAAACGTAAACGGTACAGCGTCACAGCCAATACTGCCATTGCACTAAACTACGAAACTCAAATATTGATTTAATGAAGGAAGCTAATAATGTCTGAATTTGCATATTTGTACACTCCCTCAGTGAAGCATCTCTTTTCCGCCAATCATCAGTTCATTTCTACCAAAACACTTACATGTATCCTTAATACAATCCTTTATCCCACACGCTGATCCTATAGCAGTATGCGAATATGATCTGCACTGGTGTTATCTCTGAATGATGCCAAACATCTTGCAGGTCCATTAGCTTTTCCACAGTTGATTCTGGTTCCTAGCTGTGAGGTGTTTTATATTCTATTTTGGTAAGCGTTTGTTTTAAACACCTTGGTCCAGTTTGCAGTGAGACACCAATCCATCCAGCCACAGGCTGAAAATGTAAGAGTAAGTCATACAACATTAGAAACAGTAATACACACGTTGATAAAAATGGCTCTCAGGTGTACGGACAGCGAGGCGTCTGCTGGGGCCATGCAACGTTTCTTTACAAGCTCCAAAAACACTTGTAAACAACATTATGAGCCTGAACAAaccaaatgcattaaaaaaacatagacaagcactcagagagcgcagacctccgccgagcagctcattcccctcctaattagataaataaatctttatagaccaaccaggaaaagtcaaagtgaatcagagttgatgtttatttgtaacagatttttgaatccgtaaatgggggtttcaatgttaaatattttttactgactccattctttGCCCGATCCAGATgtaattcggtggtgagatagaagcccccaccctacatgactgtgtcaaattcaataagcatcggtcaataatcaactgagatattgaggaacaaattttgaagctccattgactgcaatgttaacgaaaaaaatcaaactgatccagaatccaggatctcttctagatcgtcaccaaaatttaatcatctgttcctggtaacattcccaacatttcctcaacATTTCATCtagatctgtccagaacttttggagttatcttgctaacagacggacagacagacagacagacagacgccggcgattacataacctcacTGGTAAATAGAAGTCTCATACTTACACTGAATTAAACAGATAGGCTCTTCCTTGACTGCCTTGAAATGACTGAAAGGAGAGAGAACAATGTCAGTAAGCGACACACACCACCCTGCTGGGAACAAGAAAGTCAGCCACGGACGCCCCGGGGAGCTTTCCTCCCGGTAACCGCTGCGTGCGCTTGTTCCTCAACCTTATCAAAGTTCTCACACATTTGGCTGGAGGTGCTAAATAAAACGAGGCTCAGAGAAGTTGCAAAGTCTGAGCACAAACATCAGCGGGTGAGTCTCGTCACCATGCGAGCTTTGATGATGACAGAGATCCGGTTCTGGTTTCTTGAGAACTGAGGCTGAATGACTCTTATTTCCTTCTTACGAAATCGGTACATAAGAGTTAGAAACTCCGGACTTTGAATGTCTGCCAGATCCTTGCACTCACAGCAAACTTACCTAGCAAATATTTGTACAAAAATCACGAAACAGGGCGTCGGAGATTTGCAGACAAAATATCGATGGGAACATTAACGTtttaataaaaccaataatttCACTGTCGTTAATGAAGACATGTTGTGTTACGGATATTTCATGTATGAATGTATGAAATGAAGCAATCAGGTGAAGAGCAGCATTTCTCCTTGATAAGAATCCGATTTATCTGAACGAAGTGTCAATAAAGTTGGGTATTGTGAAATCTGTAGACAGACACAGCTTAATAAAATGAAACTGAACTCTGGTGTAATGACGGGAAACACCCGAGCCAACCCCAACAGAGAACACGCGGAATACCTGTCGGCTGAAAAGCTAAAGGGACCCTGTTATATTTAGCGTTTCTCACCAAAaggcagtgtgtttgtgtccataaGGAATAATTAACAAGCGTTAACACAATTCTTTCCACATGAGGCCAGATGCATATAAATATCTCGACAGACAAAACCAGAAAAAGGAGTTTTAGGCTTTCTCAGCAACTATTCCTGCAGGATGACGGTCCAAAACTAAAGTCTTCAGACAATCCCTCCCCTACCTGTGGCCTGGAGGGGCCACAGGTAGGGCCTGTGTCGGTCAGCCTTTGAGCCGTTTGCAGCGCTGCACTGTTTACCTCAGTCGCTGATCGATTGGACTCTCCTGGTTTCCCTGCACTTTAATTTGCTGTGTACTTGCCTCCACCAGTCGGTCAGTGGACGCGCATTAAAGTGTCAGCAGGAATGTGTATTGAAAGAGCTGTTGTGTTCTCCGGGGTGATTTCCATGTCTTGAAGGTATGACTTTGAAAGGAAGGTAAATTTTACTTCGAAAACCAATATAGGAgcatgatttgtattttttaagtGCTTTAAATATAACGAAAGACCGATCTCCTCCATTCACCTTATCCTCTGCAGGCTCAGAAAACGTGTTCCACTGCAAATGAGCATGGCGGAGGTTTGTGGCAGCCGCTGAAGGCCCGGAGCTAATTTCTTCCCTTCAGAGGCaccagctgcttcctctgctgacCAAAGGCACCAGCGCCACCACTGAGGCTCAGGGGGCCGTTTAAAGCTGCCCCTGCGCCGACACGCTTCGAGTTCTATTTACGCTTTATAAAAGGTTTGGTTTGGACCCAATTACTGAACAAcatcttcaagaaaaaaaaaaaacaggagggtTGTTATTCCCTTCTCTGGTCACAGGAGTTGAGGTTGCACTGAGTACATCGTCAACGTCCCCGTTTGTGTTTGAAGTAGGGAAACCTGATATTTTTCTCATATATGAGTGGTTGgttgtctccgtgtggccccggGGTACGCTGGCAACACATTCGGGGTGTtccccccgcctctcgtccattgcaagctgggataagctccagcaagtCCCGGGACTCGAAATGAAAGCAATAGAACTACACAATGAAGGTACTTGTACTTTTGGACATTTATTGCTACTACTATGAGAAAACTTTTTaagtgaatttattttattgccaaTTGTGCTAAATATCTTTTTTGGGACAATTTGAGAATTCACAAGGTCGATAATTAATCAATCTATTTGAGGTGAAGTCCACACTCAAGCAGTCGTAATGCCCGGGACGTGTGACCTTTAGCTGCGAGAGGGAGCTAGGTCGATGCTGCGGAGTCaacaagcatgtgtgtgtgtgtgtgtgggggggggggagggggggggggggttattacaTGTGGCAGGGCTGAGTGTCATGTATGTGCTTTACTGTGGCTCAGCCGTAAACTACAACATGAAGAGACGACTTCATTTGAGCTGCTCTTATCAGTTTCCCACAGTCTATTTTTACTTGGTTGTTTACTTTTTACTTTAGGAGAGTTTCTATCAGAGCTTTTTATTCTGCTACAGAAAAGAAGGATGCTTGTTTCATAGTCAGTAAAGGCTCTGGCAGCAAAAATCCAacagcatcattaaaaaaaaaaagaaaactaatgaTGTATCCTTGAATATAACACAATTCTCATTAGACAATAAGTTAACATTTTTCCAAAATGTAAGAGTGCAAGAAGAAATAGATGCAGAACGTAAGGATCGTGCCAAATTTCTTTCTCCAGAATAAAACACCCCATGAGCAAACAGGAGCGCAGTAACCGGGCTCCGTTTCCAAAGCTGCCTCAGTTGCataatttgttttatgtttgttaCTTAGAAATGAATTTGAACAATCAAATCTCACAATCCCTGAATCCTCTTGACCACCTAGGAATGCAAAGAACAATACATCGCACACAGAAATCTGCCAGTTCAGCAAACACAGGAAATGCAAATCCACCCTGAGAGGATAAATACTTTAACTGGCGGCAGCAACCAGTTCTGAAATGGTTTCGCATGGACACACCGACTACGCCCGACTTCACCAGAAATCAGAACTCACAGGAAGGGTTTTGAAAAGGAGTGACATAATAAATCCAAGTTGTGACATACAGATCAACTTGAAGTTATTAGCTCTCAACACATTTTCCTTGTTGGATCTTGGATTTAGCTGCATTCTTTCAATTCAAA
This genomic window contains:
- the LOC137913581 gene encoding protein yippee-like 1; protein product: MVKMTKSKTFQAYLPSCHRTYSCIHCRAHLANHDELISKSFQGSQGRAYLFNSVVNVGCGPAEERVLLTGLHAVADIYCENCKTTLGWKYEHAFESSQKYKEGKFIIELAHMIKDNGWE